A portion of the Macrobrachium nipponense isolate FS-2020 chromosome 12, ASM1510439v2, whole genome shotgun sequence genome contains these proteins:
- the LOC135224809 gene encoding polysialoglycoprotein-like: MLPPKRPVHLPKLMLPLKRSVNQPKLMLPPKRPVHQPKLMLPPKRPVHQPKLIAASEAASEPSKADAASKEANAPAKADAASEEATVQAKADAASEAASAPAKADAASKEANAPAKADASSEAASEPSKADTASEEAKASAPAKADVATEEGTVQAKADAASEAASAPAKADAASEEASATAKADAASEAASALAKADTAPEEASVPAKADAASEEASAPAKADATSEEASALSKADAAS, encoded by the exons ATGCTGCCTCCTAAGAGGCCAGTGCACCTGCCAAAGCTTATGCTGCCTCTGAAGAGGTCAGTGAACCAGCCAAAGCTtatgctgcctccgaagaggccagtgcaccagccaaagctgatgctgcctccgaagaggccagTACACCAGCCAAAGCTTATTGCTGCCTCCGAAGCTGCCAGTGAACCatccaaagctgatgctgcctccaaagaggccaatgcaccagccaaagctgatgctgcctccgaagaggccacTGTAcaagccaaagctgatgctgcctccgaagcTGCCAGTGCACCAGctaaagctgatgctgcctccaaagaggccaatgcaccagccaaagctgatgcttcCTCCGAAGCTGCCAGTGAACCATCCAAAGCTGatactgcctccgaagaggcca AGgccagtgcaccagccaaagctgatgttGCCACCGAAGAGGGCACTGTAcaagccaaagctgatgctgcctccgaagctgccagtgcaccagccaaagctgacgCTGCATCTGAAGAGGCCAGTGCaacagccaaagctgatgctgcgtCCGAAGCTGCTAGTGCACTAGCCAAAGCTGATACTGCCCCCGAAGAGGCCAGTgtaccagccaaagctgatgctgcctccgaagaggccagTGCACCAGCTAAAGCTGATGCAACCTCCGAAGAGGCCAGTGCACTATCCAAAGCGGATGCTGCCTCCTAA
- the LOC135224806 gene encoding polysialoglycoprotein-like gives MVLRTIGEVCREETLPEGGLQDAVGESHTLVDPLVPYPSSSSPLPAKLSPLGPSSTKDASSLSSSPDSLSDEDGGEAEIHVAFSTEVCAPHGETHYQLSHHYSICKGSTSSVGSSFNYYNTLSGDRHCSDYPDTSDCGISPSGIHDAPDHHHCVRCSRGTNCSCQEASAPAKADAASKEASAPAKADATSEESSVPAKSDVASAEASAPAKADAASEEASAHTKTDTASEAASAPAKADAASEEASGPAKGDAASKEASAPAKADAAFEEASAPAKADTASEAAKASAPPKAEAASKKASAPAKADTASEEASAPAKADAASKETSALAKADTASEAVSEPATADAASEEDSAPAKADAASKEAKASARAKADATSEEASAPAKADATSEEATTQVKADAASEEASAPAKADTAFKEFRVPTKADAASEEASAPAKGDAASERASAPAKADAASKEASAPAKTDASSKAASANAKTDAAYEDASEPSNADDASKEASAPAKVDVASEESSAPAEADAPSEEASEPAKADATSKEASATTKADAASEAAKASAPAEADAASEEASELAEADAASEAACEPAKADAASKEASAPAKADAASEEASESAKSETASEAATQPPKLMLPLKRPLHQPKLMLPPKLPVNQPKLMLPPKRPVHQPKLMLPPKRPVHQSNLMLPPKRPENQPKLMLPPKRPVHQPKLILPPKLPVNQPKLMLPPKRPVHQPKLMLPPKRPVHQSNLMLPPKRPENQPKLMLLPKRPVHQPKLILPPKLPVNQPKLMLPPKRPVHQPKLMLPPKRPVHQSNLMLPPKRPENQPKLMLLPKRPVHQPKLILPPKLPVNQPKLMLPPKRPVHQPKLILPPKLPGNHPKLMLLPKRPVHQPKLILPPKLPVNQPKLMLPPKRPVHQPKLMLPPKKAGCTSQT, from the exons ATGGTCCTCCGAACAATTGGTGAAGTTTGCAGGGAGGAAACGTTACCAGAGGGAGGGCTACAGGATGCTGTCGGAGAGTCACACACCCTAGTGGATCCCTTGGTGCCTTACCCTTCATCCTCATCTCCATTACCTGCAAAACTTTCGCCTCTTGGTCCCTCTTCCACTAAGGATGCTTCCTCTTTGTCCTCCTCGCCCGATTCGTTGAGTGATGAGGATGGAGGAGAGGCAGAGATTCATGTTGCCTTCAGTACAGAGGTCTGTGCACCTCATGGAGAAACCCACTATCAACTCAGTCACCACTACAGCATTTGCAAAGGTTCCACATCTAGTGTAGGGTCATCATTCAATTACTACAACACCCTCAGTGGTGACAGGCACTGCAGTGACTATCCTGACACCTCAGATTGTGGCATCTCCCCATCTGGGATTCATGATGCCCCCGACCATCATCACTGTGTCCGGTGTTCCAGAGGAACCAATTGTTCATGCCAAG aggccagtgcaccagccaaagctgatgctgcctctaaagaggccagtgcaccagccaaagctgatgctacTTCTGAAGAGTCCAGTGTACCAGCCAAATCTGATGTTGCCTCTGCAGAGgccagtgcaccagccaaagctgatgctgcctccgaagaggccagTGCACACACTAAAACTGATACTGCTTCCGAAGCTgccagtgcaccagccaaagctgatgctgcttCCGAAGAGGCCAGTGGACCAGCCAAAggtgatgctgcctccaaagaggccagtgcaccagccaaagctgatgctgccttcgaagaggccagtgcaccagccaaagctgatacTGCCTCTGAAGCTGCCA aggccagTGCACCACCCAAAGCTGAGGCTGCCTCCAAAAAGgccagtgcaccagccaaagctgatactgcctccgaagaggccagtgcaccagccaaagctgatgctgcctccaaagagacaAGTGCACTAGCCAAAGCTGATACTGCCTCAGAAGCTGTCAGTGAACCAGCCacagctgatgctgcctccgaagaggatagtgcaccagccaaagctgatgctgcatccaaagaggcca aggccagTGCCCGAGCCAAAGCTGATGCCACCTCCGAAGAGGCCAGTgccccagccaaagctgatgctaccTCTGAAGAGGCCACTACACAAgtcaaagctgatgctgcctccgaagaggccagtgcaccagccaaagctgatacTGCCTTCAAAGAGTTCCGTGTACCaaccaaagctgatgctgcctccgaagaggccagtgcaccagccaaaggTGATGCTGCCTCTGAAAGGgccagtgcaccagccaaagctgatgctgcctccaaagaggcaagTGCACCAGCAAAAACTGATGCTTCCTCGAAAGCTGCCAGTGCAAACGCCAAAACTGATGCTGCCTACGAAGATGCCAGTGAACCATCCAATGCTGATGatgcctccaaagaggccagtgcaccagccaaagtTGATGTTGCCTCTGAAGAGTCTAGTGCACCAGCCGAAGCTGATGCTCCCTCCGAGGAGGCGAGTgaaccagccaaagctgatgccaCCTCCAAAGAGGCCAGTGCAACaaccaaagctgatgctgcctccgaagcTGCCA aggcaagTGCACCAGCCGAAGCTGATGCGGCCTCTGAAGAGGCCAGTGAGCTAGCCGAAGCTGATGCTGCCTCAGAAGCTGCTTGTgaaccagccaaagctgatgctgcctccaaagaggccagtgcaccagcaaaagctgatgctgcctctgaaGAGGCCAGTGAATCAGCCAAATCTGAAACTGCCTCCGAAGCTGCCACTCAAccgccaaagctgatgctgcctctgaagaggccattgcaccagccaaagctgatgctgcctccaaagctGCCAGTtaaccagccaaagctgatgctgcctccaaagaggccagtgcaccagccaaagcttaTGCTGCCTCCTAAAAGGCCGGTGCACCAGTCAAacctgatgctgcctccaaagaggccagagaatcagccaaagctgatgctgcctccgaagaggccagtgcaccagccaaagctgatacTGCCTCCAAAGCTGCCAGTtaaccagccaaagctgatgctgcctccaaagaggccagtgcaccagccaaagcttaTGCTGCCTCCTAAAAGGCCGGTGCACCAGTCAAacctgatgctgcctccaaagaggccagagaatcagccaaagctgatgctgcttccgaagaggccagtgcaccagccaaagctgatacTGCCTCCAAAGCTGCCAGTtaaccagccaaagctgatgctgcctccaaagaggccagtgcaccagccaaagcttaTGCTGCCTCCTAAAAGGCCGGTGCACCAGTCAAacctgatgctgcctccaaagaggccagagaatcagccaaagctgatgctgcttccgaagaggccagtgcaccagccaaagctgatacTGCCTCCAAAGCTGCCAGTtaaccagccaaagctgatgctgcctccaaagaggccagtgcaccagccaaagctgatacTGCCTCCAAAGCTGCCAGGGAACCatccaaagctgatgctgcttccgaagaggccagtgcaccagccaaagctgatacTGCCTCCAAAGCTGCCAGTtaaccagccaaagctgatgctgcctccaaagaggccagtgcaccagccaaagcttaTGCTGCCTCCTAAAAAGGCCGGGTGCACCAGTCAAACCTGA
- the LOC135224808 gene encoding polysialoglycoprotein-like, with translation MLPPKRPVHLPKLMLPLKKSVNKPKLMLPPKRPVHQPKLMLPPKRPVHQPKLIATSEAGSVPSKADAASKEASAPAKADAASEEATVQSKANAAYEAAREPSKADAASKEANATAKADAACEAASEPSKADAASEEASAPTKADAATEAASAPDKADAASEEASAPAKADATSSEASAPAKADAASEEASSPAKANAAS, from the coding sequence ATGCTGCCTCCTAAGAGGCCAGTGCACctgccaaagctgatgctgcctctgaaGAAGTCAGTGAACAAGCCAAAGCTtatgctgcctccgaagaggccagtgcaccagccaaagctgatgctgcctccgaagaggccagTACACCAGCCAAAGCTTATTGCTACCTCCGAAGCTGGCAGTGTACCatccaaagctgatgctgcttccaaagaggccagtgcaccagccaaagctgatgctgcctccgaagaggccacTGTACAATCCAAAGCTAATGCAGCCTATGAAGCTGCCAGGGAACCatccaaagctgatgctgcctccaaagaggccaatgcaacagccaaagctgatgctgcctgcgAAGCTGCCAGTGAACCatccaaagctgatgctgcctccgaagaggccagtgcaccaaccaaagctgatgctgccacCGAAGCTGCCAgtgcaccagacaaagctgatgctgcctccgaagaggctagtgcaccagccaaagctgatgctaccTCCTCTGAGgccagtgcaccagccaaagctgatgctgcctctgaaGAGGCCAGTTCACCAGCCAAAGCTAATGCTGCCTCGTAG
- the LOC135224807 gene encoding polysialoglycoprotein-like, which yields MYLTKADAASEEASAPAKGDAASERASAPAKADAASKEASVPAKADAASKEASAPAKTDASSKAASATAKADAASEEASANAKTDAAYEDASETSNADDASKEASAPAKVDAASEESSAPAEADTPSKEAIAPAKANTASEEASALAEADAASEEASELAKADAASEAACEPAKADAASKEASAPAKADAASEEAKASAPAKADAASEEASALAKADAASKAASEPAKADAASEEASAPSKADAASEEASETAKADAASKEASAPAKADAASKEASAPAKGDAASKEASAPAKEASAPAKADAASEEASETAKAYAASKSASAPSKAYAASEKASVPAKPDAASKEASAPAKADVASEEASAPAKVDAASEAASEPAKADASSEEASAPVKADAASEAANEPAKAEADSKEASAPAKSDAASEEARAPAKAGAASGAAIEPAKADAASEEASAPAKADAASEEAKASEPAKAYAASEEASAPAKADAASKAANEPSKADAASKEASAPAKADAASEEATVQAKADAASKAASAPAKADAASKEASAPAKAVTAPEEASVPAKADTASEEASAPAKADTASKEASAPAKADAASVAASEPSKADAASKEANAPAKADAASKAASEPAKADAVVEKSSAPAKEASAPAKADAASEEATLQAKADAASIAPSAPAKADAASEEASVLAKGDAASEAASALAKADTALEEASVSAKADAASEEASAPVKSDTASKEANAPAKADAASEAASEPSKADYASKEANAPAKADAAFEAASAPAKGDAASEEANAPSKADFASKEASEPAKADAASEAASAPSIADAASEESIEPSKADAAS from the exons ATGTACCTaaccaaagctgatgctgcctccgaagaggccagtgcaccagccaaaggTGATGCTGCCTCTGAAAGGgccagtgcaccagccaaagctgatgctgcctccaaagaggccagtgtaccagccaaagctgatgctgcctccaaagaggcaagTGCACCAGCAAAAACTGATGCTTCCTCGAAAGCTGCCAGTGCaacagccaaagctgatgctgcctctgaaGAGGCCAGTGCAAACGCCAAAACTGATGCTGCCTACGAAGATGCCAGTGAAACATCCAATGCTGATGatgcctccaaagaggccagtgcaccagccaaagtTGATGCTGCCTCTGAAGAGTCTAgtgcaccagccgaggctgataCTCCCTCCAAGGAGGCCAttgcaccagccaaagctaatactgcctccgaagaggcaagTGCACTAGCCGAAGCTGATGCGGCCTCTGAAGAGGCCAGTGAGctagccaaagctgatgctgcctcagAAGCTGCATGTgaaccagccaaagctgatgctgcctccaaagaggccagtgcaccagcaaaagctgatgctgcctctgaaGAGGCCA AGGCCAGTGCACccgccaaagctgatgctgcctctgaagaggccagtgcactagccaaagctgatgctgcctccaaagctGCCAGTgaaccagccaaagctgatgctgcatccgaagaggccagtgcaccatccaaagctgatgctgcctccgaagaggccagtgaaacagccaaagctgatgctgcctctaaagaggccagtgcaccagccaaagctgatgctgcctctaaAGAGGCCAGTGCACCTGCCAAAGGTGATGCTGCCTCTAAAGAGgccagtgcaccagccaaag aggccagtgcaccagccaaagctgatgctgcctctgaaGAGGCCAGTGAAACAGCCAAAGCTTATGCTGCCTCCAAATCTGCCAGTGCACCATCCAAAGCTTATGCTGCCTCTGAAAAGGCCAGTGTACCTGCCAAacctgatgctgcctccaaagaggccagtgcaccagccaaagctgatgtggcctccgaagaggccagtgcaccagccaaagtTGACGCTGCCTCTGAAGCTGCCAGTgaaccagccaaagctgatgcctCCTCCGAAGAGGCCAGTGCACCAgtcaaagctgatgctgcctccgaagcTGCCAATGAACCAGCCAAAGCTGAGGCTGATTCCAAAGAGGCAAGTGCACCTGCCAAATCTGATGCGGCCTCCGAAGAGGCCAGGGCACCAGCCAAAGCTGGTGCTGCCTCCGGAGCTGCCATTgaaccagccaaagctgatgcggcctccgaagaggccagtgcaccagccaaagctgatgctgcctccgaagaggcaa AGGCCAGTGAACCAGCCAAAGCTTATGCTGCCTCTGAAGAGgccagtgcaccagccaaagctgatgctgcctccaaagctGCCAATGAACCatccaaagctgatgctgcctccaaagaggccagtgcaccagccaaagctgatgctgcctccgaagaggccacTGTAcaagccaaagctgatgctgcctccaaagctgctagtgcaccagccaaagctgatgctgcatctaaagaggccagtgcaccagccaaagctgttACTGCCCCCGAAGAGGCCAGTGTACCAGCCAAAGCTGATACTGCCTCTGAAGAGGCCAGTGCACCAGCTAAAGCTGATACAGCGTCTAAAGAGgccagtgcaccagccaaagctgatgctgcctccgtaGCTGCCAGTGAACCatccaaagctgatgctgcctccaaagaggccaatgcaccagccaaagctgatgctgcctcaaAAGCTGCCAGTgaaccagccaaagctgatgctgttGTCGAAAAGtccagtgcaccagccaaag AGgccagtgcaccagccaaagctgatgctgcctccgaagaggccacTCTAcaagccaaagctgatgctgcctccataGCTCctagtgcaccagccaaagctgacgCTGCATCTGAAGAGGCCAGTGTACTAGCCAAAGGCGATGCTGCCTCCGAAGCTGCTAGTGCACTAGCCAAAGCTGATACTGCTCTCGAAGAGGCTAGTGtatcagccaaagctgatgctgcctccgaagaggccagTGCTCCAGTTAAATCTGatactgcctccaaagaggccaaTGCACCAGCCAAAGCGGATGCTGCTTCTGAAGCTGCCAGTGAACCATCCAAAGCTGATTATGCCTCCAAAGAGGCCaatgcaccagccaaagctgatgctgccttcGAAGCTgccagtgcaccagccaaaggtgatgctgcctccgaagaggccaaTGCACCATCCAAAGCTGAttttgcctccaaagaggcaagtgaaccagccaaagctgatgctgcctccgaagcTGCTAGTGCACCATCCatagctgatgctgcctctgaaGAGTCCATTGAACCatccaaagctgatgctgcctcctaA